Proteins encoded together in one Undibacterium sp. CCC3.4 window:
- a CDS encoding NCS1 family nucleobase:cation symporter-1 has translation MQAENNPLWNADLAPTTEAQRTWRWYHFAALWVGMVMCIPAYTLAASLIEGGMSGYQAVWTVFLANAIVLVPMLLIGHAGAKYGIPYAVLARSSFGVRGARLPALMRAIVACGWYGIQTWFGAQMIYTLGGVLLGHPLGGEPIAGLGINVAQLLCFLLFWGIQFWYIFHGMDAIRRLETYTAPLKILICFLLLGWVYNQVGSFGPLLDQPSQFVAGGKKAGQFWIVFWPSLTAMVGFWATLALNIPDFTRFAKSQKDQLLGQTIGLPAPMGLLALLAVIVTSATVVLYGKALWDPVDVASRMSGAAVLIALVILLIDTVSVNLAANLVGPAYDFSALHPQRISYRTGGYITASIALVMMPWKILETTQGYVFTWLIGYSALLGPIAGILIVDYYLIRKTRIELAELYSDTGIYSYRQGWNPAAVIAFVLGVLPNLPGFLHAAFPASFGAVAAVWNTLYTYAWFVGLALAGSVYLILMKLKK, from the coding sequence ATGCAAGCAGAAAACAATCCGCTCTGGAATGCCGATTTGGCACCGACTACCGAGGCCCAGAGAACCTGGCGCTGGTATCACTTCGCCGCCTTGTGGGTTGGAATGGTCATGTGTATTCCCGCCTATACGCTGGCAGCCAGTTTGATAGAAGGTGGCATGTCCGGCTATCAGGCGGTGTGGACGGTATTTCTGGCCAATGCCATCGTGCTGGTGCCGATGCTCTTGATCGGCCATGCCGGTGCCAAATACGGTATCCCCTACGCGGTGTTGGCACGTAGCTCATTCGGCGTGCGCGGTGCGCGCTTACCTGCACTGATGCGCGCCATCGTTGCTTGCGGTTGGTACGGTATACAAACCTGGTTTGGTGCCCAGATGATCTACACCTTGGGTGGAGTTTTGCTCGGTCATCCGCTCGGCGGTGAGCCGATTGCCGGGCTAGGCATTAACGTCGCCCAGTTGCTGTGCTTTTTACTGTTCTGGGGTATCCAGTTTTGGTACATTTTTCACGGCATGGATGCGATACGCCGACTCGAAACATATACCGCACCACTCAAAATTCTGATTTGTTTTTTACTCTTAGGCTGGGTCTACAACCAGGTCGGCAGCTTCGGTCCTTTACTCGATCAGCCATCGCAATTCGTCGCCGGTGGCAAAAAAGCCGGGCAATTCTGGATCGTGTTCTGGCCTTCCTTGACGGCCATGGTCGGCTTCTGGGCCACGCTGGCATTGAATATTCCTGACTTCACGCGTTTTGCCAAATCGCAGAAAGATCAATTACTCGGCCAGACCATAGGCTTGCCGGCACCGATGGGTTTGCTGGCGCTGTTGGCGGTGATCGTCACCTCGGCCACCGTAGTCTTGTACGGCAAAGCCTTATGGGATCCGGTCGATGTCGCCAGTCGCATGAGCGGCGCAGCAGTCTTGATCGCTTTGGTGATTCTGCTGATCGATACCGTATCGGTGAATTTGGCGGCCAACTTGGTCGGCCCGGCCTATGATTTTTCTGCCCTGCATCCACAGCGCATTTCTTACCGCACGGGTGGCTATATCACCGCCTCGATCGCCTTGGTGATGATGCCCTGGAAGATACTCGAAACCACACAAGGCTATGTCTTCACTTGGTTGATCGGGTATTCGGCTTTGCTCGGGCCGATCGCTGGTATTCTGATCGTCGATTACTACTTGATCCGCAAAACCCGCATCGAATTGGCCGAACTTTACAGCGATACCGGTATCTACAGTTATCGGCAAGGCTGGAATCCGGCCGCAGTGATTGCCTTTGTACTTGGGGTGTTACCGAATCTTCCCGGCTTTTTGCATGCGGCTTTCCCGGCCAGCTTTGGCGCTGTCGCAGCAGTATGGAATACGCTCTACACCTATGCCTGGTTTGTCGGTCTGGCACTGGCGGGATCGGTGTATTTGATCTTGATGAAACTTAAAAAATAA
- the hydA gene encoding dihydropyrimidinase, protein MSILIRGATVVNADREFRADVVCADGKIVAIGAALEAPLGAEIIDADGLYLMPGGIDPHTHMQLPFMGTVTQDDFFSGSAAGLAGGTTSIIDFVIPAPQQNLLDAYHQWRGWAAKAAADYSFHVAITWWDDSVHADMETLVTQHGVNSFKHFMAYKNAIMADDEILVKSFRRARELGAIPTVHAENGELVYLLQQDLLARGERTPAAHPASRPPLVEGEAAQRAIAIAAVLNTPLYIVHVSCTDSLDAIARARARGQRVYGEVLAGHLVVDDSVYYQPDFAAAAAHVMSPPFRSSEHQRALWQGLQGGNLHTTATDHCTFCAGQKAAGQDDFTKIPNGCGGVEERMMVLWDAGVNSGRLTRSEFVKVTSTNCAQIFNIYPRKGVVAVGADADLVLWDPAGSKTLSAATQFSRGDFNVFEGRRVRGIPTHTISAGRLVFCQGDLRAQAGAGNYVKRPPFTAVFEALDKQGAHSLSE, encoded by the coding sequence ATGAGCATCCTGATACGTGGCGCGACCGTGGTCAACGCCGATAGGGAATTTCGCGCCGATGTTGTGTGCGCGGACGGTAAGATTGTCGCCATCGGTGCGGCACTGGAAGCGCCACTCGGTGCCGAAATCATTGATGCCGATGGCTTGTACCTGATGCCGGGTGGGATAGACCCGCATACGCATATGCAGTTGCCCTTCATGGGTACGGTGACGCAAGATGATTTTTTCAGCGGCAGTGCCGCCGGGCTGGCCGGCGGCACCACCAGCATCATCGATTTCGTCATTCCCGCACCACAACAAAATTTACTGGATGCCTATCATCAGTGGCGCGGCTGGGCCGCTAAAGCCGCCGCCGATTATTCGTTTCATGTTGCCATCACTTGGTGGGATGACAGCGTGCACGCCGATATGGAAACCTTGGTCACGCAACATGGTGTCAATAGTTTCAAACACTTCATGGCCTACAAAAACGCTATCATGGCCGATGATGAAATTCTGGTAAAAAGCTTTCGCCGTGCGCGCGAGCTCGGTGCCATACCGACCGTGCATGCGGAAAATGGCGAGCTGGTCTATCTGTTGCAGCAGGATTTATTGGCGCGGGGAGAACGCACGCCGGCGGCGCATCCGGCTTCGCGTCCGCCGCTGGTGGAAGGTGAAGCGGCACAGCGCGCCATCGCCATCGCGGCCGTGCTCAATACCCCGCTGTACATCGTGCATGTCTCGTGTACTGATTCGCTCGACGCCATCGCGCGCGCCAGAGCGCGCGGGCAGCGCGTGTATGGCGAGGTATTGGCCGGCCATTTAGTAGTCGACGACAGCGTCTATTACCAGCCCGATTTTGCCGCCGCCGCTGCGCATGTGATGAGTCCGCCATTTCGCAGCAGCGAACATCAGCGGGCCTTATGGCAAGGCTTGCAGGGCGGTAATCTGCATACCACGGCGACCGACCATTGCACGTTTTGCGCCGGCCAAAAAGCTGCCGGACAAGACGACTTCACAAAAATTCCCAATGGTTGTGGCGGTGTCGAAGAACGTATGATGGTGTTGTGGGATGCCGGCGTCAACAGCGGTCGCCTGACCCGTTCCGAATTCGTCAAAGTCACCTCGACCAATTGCGCACAAATTTTCAATATCTATCCGCGTAAAGGCGTGGTCGCGGTCGGTGCCGATGCCGATCTGGTGTTATGGGATCCGGCCGGCAGCAAGACGCTGTCGGCCGCCACCCAGTTTTCGCGCGGCGACTTCAATGTATTCGAAGGCCGCCGTGTGCGCGGCATTCCGACTCACACCATCAGCGCCGGTCGCTTGGTATTTTGTCAGGGCGACTTGCGGGCCCAAGCAGGTGCCGGCAATTACGTCAAACGGCCGCCGTTTACGGCAGTCTTCGAAGCCTTGGATAAACAAGGCGCACACTCACTTTCGGAGTAA
- a CDS encoding Zn-dependent hydrolase encodes MNMETAAIRIDGDRLWSALMELAQIGATPKGGVKRLALSELDRQARDLVIQWGRAAGLSITTDQIGNVFMRRAGLDPTRAPVMAGSHIDTQPTGGKFDGNYGVLAALEVMRSLNDHGIHTEAPLEVAFWTNEEGSRFVPVMMGSGVFCGAFSLAHAYAATDVDGCTVLQELSRIGYLGSEVPGQHPIGAYFEAHIEQGPVLEDADVVIGVVPGVLGLSWYDCIVTGMEAHAGPTPMALRKDALQVATGIMQEVVHIGNRYPPYGRGTVGMVQVFPNSRNVIPGEVKFSIDLRNVTPELLDTMHAEILAYVEQTAQRSGLQITLERVSSFPPCPFHPDCVSAVRSATALLGYSSMDVVSGAGHDAIYAARVAPAGMIFVPCKDGISHNEIEDAQPTHLAAGCNVLLHAMLSQAGAIS; translated from the coding sequence ATGAACATGGAAACAGCAGCAATTCGTATCGATGGCGACCGACTCTGGAGCGCCTTGATGGAACTGGCGCAGATTGGTGCAACGCCTAAGGGTGGGGTGAAACGGCTGGCGCTGAGTGAGCTCGACCGCCAGGCGCGCGACTTGGTGATTCAATGGGGCCGCGCCGCTGGCCTTAGCATCACAACCGACCAGATCGGCAATGTTTTCATGCGCCGTGCCGGGCTCGATCCGACCCGCGCGCCGGTGATGGCCGGCAGCCATATTGATACCCAACCTACCGGCGGTAAATTTGATGGCAATTATGGTGTGCTGGCGGCACTCGAAGTCATGCGCAGCTTAAACGATCATGGCATTCACACTGAGGCGCCATTGGAAGTCGCATTTTGGACAAATGAAGAGGGTTCGCGCTTTGTGCCGGTGATGATGGGCTCGGGCGTATTTTGCGGCGCCTTCAGTCTCGCACATGCGTATGCCGCCACGGATGTCGACGGCTGCACGGTGCTGCAAGAATTAAGCCGCATCGGCTATCTCGGCAGCGAAGTGCCGGGCCAGCATCCTATCGGTGCGTATTTTGAAGCGCATATCGAACAGGGGCCGGTGCTCGAAGATGCAGACGTCGTCATCGGCGTGGTACCCGGCGTACTCGGCCTGTCTTGGTATGATTGTATCGTCACCGGCATGGAAGCGCATGCTGGCCCGACGCCTATGGCCTTACGCAAAGATGCTTTGCAAGTCGCCACCGGCATCATGCAAGAGGTGGTTCACATCGGGAATCGCTATCCACCTTATGGTCGCGGTACGGTCGGCATGGTGCAAGTATTCCCGAACAGCCGCAATGTGATTCCCGGCGAAGTCAAATTCAGCATCGATTTACGCAATGTCACGCCAGAACTGCTCGATACCATGCATGCTGAAATCCTGGCCTATGTCGAACAGACCGCACAGCGCAGCGGTTTGCAGATTACTCTGGAGCGGGTGTCGTCTTTCCCACCCTGTCCGTTTCATCCTGATTGCGTCAGTGCTGTACGCAGCGCCACCGCGCTGCTCGGTTACAGCAGCATGGATGTGGTATCAGGGGCCGGGCATGACGCCATTTACGCCGCCCGAGTTGCGCCGGCAGGTATGATTTTCGTGCCCTGCAAGGATGGTATCAGCCATAACGAAATCGAAGACGCACAGCCTACGCATCTGGCGGCCGGCTGCAATGTGCTGCTGCATGCCATGCTCAGTCAGGCTGGCGCGATTTCTTGA
- a CDS encoding FMN-binding negative transcriptional regulator, whose amino-acid sequence MYQPAHFIENRLEVLQQLIAAHPLACLVHHDEHGLDADYLPMLLSAPTAAAPFGTLRGHVARNNPLWKNQDQVMLLFQGPSAYITPSWYAEKKLNGAVVPTYNYAVVQAYGRIQLVEDPAVFLALLTDLTQHFETPRSQPWQVSDAPPDYIRNLMNEIIGIEITLTRLSGKWKTSQNKSLQNRSHIAVSLRDDAPVAAADLADLMERQLFEP is encoded by the coding sequence ATGTATCAACCAGCCCACTTCATCGAAAACCGCCTCGAAGTTTTGCAACAACTGATCGCGGCCCATCCGCTGGCTTGCTTAGTCCATCATGATGAGCACGGACTCGACGCCGATTACCTGCCTATGCTGCTGAGCGCGCCAACTGCCGCTGCACCGTTCGGCACGCTGCGCGGACATGTGGCCAGAAATAATCCACTGTGGAAAAATCAAGACCAAGTAATGCTGCTGTTTCAAGGACCGAGTGCCTACATCACACCGAGTTGGTATGCCGAAAAAAAACTCAATGGTGCCGTGGTGCCGACTTATAACTATGCGGTCGTGCAGGCTTATGGACGGATACAATTGGTCGAAGATCCGGCCGTCTTTCTCGCCTTGTTGACCGATCTCACGCAGCATTTCGAAACCCCGCGGTCACAGCCGTGGCAAGTCAGCGATGCGCCGCCCGACTATATTCGCAACTTGATGAATGAGATCATCGGCATTGAGATTACGCTGACCCGTCTGAGCGGGAAATGGAAAACCAGCCAAAATAAATCACTGCAAAACCGCAGCCACATCGCCGTCAGTCTGCGCGACGATGCGCCGGTAGCGGCAGCGGATTTGGCTGATTTGATGGAACGGCAATTGTTCGAGCCTTGA
- a CDS encoding OsmC family protein has product MDNYQAQVIWQRQQQEFSDNKYSRAHEWKFDGGLSVPASSAPSSVPLPYSLAENVDPEEALIAALASCHMLFFLAFACKQGYIIDTYDDEAIGTMSKNERGRLYISAITLRPRVLFSGDKTATAEQINALHELAHEHCYIANSVRAEVTIMAR; this is encoded by the coding sequence ATGGATAACTATCAAGCGCAAGTCATTTGGCAACGCCAGCAACAGGAATTTTCCGACAACAAATACAGCCGCGCACATGAATGGAAATTCGACGGTGGCCTGAGTGTGCCGGCTTCGTCGGCACCGTCTTCGGTACCGCTGCCGTATTCGCTGGCCGAAAATGTCGACCCCGAAGAAGCCCTGATCGCGGCGCTGGCCAGTTGCCATATGTTGTTTTTTCTCGCCTTCGCCTGCAAACAAGGCTATATCATCGATACCTATGATGATGAAGCCATCGGCACGATGAGTAAAAACGAACGTGGCCGCCTGTATATTTCCGCCATCACGCTGCGCCCGCGCGTGCTGTTTTCCGGTGACAAAACAGCGACAGCAGAGCAAATCAACGCCCTGCACGAGCTCGCGCATGAACACTGCTACATCGCCAATTCGGTGCGTGCCGAAGTCACTATCATGGCGCGCTGA
- a CDS encoding M13 family metallopeptidase: MRRTLISLALLASCSPLASMAATSHAALPVSGIDLQWQDHSVRPQDDFYRYVSGKWMERTEIPADRARFGAFDHLRDLSEQRTHAIITGLAAAPDLAADSEQRKVADLYRSFMDQSRIDTLDSQPLAPLFAQIDALSSRQQLPALMASLSELELSLPLQLSISQDARDARSYAVYLGQGGLSMPDRDYYLKDDAKMQGYRQAYLLHLEKMLSMSGDSTAKDHAAAILALETALAKIQWSKVENRDPLKTYHKIEVAKLSELLPDFDWRAYLDASGVGTRTSYLIVRQDSYLRAMAGILQDTPLPVWQAYYKWKVLDAYAPFLSQRYADQHFAFNSVTLRGIPENQARWKRAVARVEESLPDAVGKLYVAQYFSAADKAKMEQLVGNLILAYRHSIQELSWMSPATKQEALAKLAKFTPKIGYPDKWRDYSELKIAADDLLGNIRRGRSHEYRRKLAQLGQPVDRSEWFMSPQTVNAYFNPRMNEIVFPAAILQVPFFNRQADDAVNYGGIGAVIGHEISHGFDDSGSHYDGDGNLRDWWSETDKHNFKQLTTALVKQYAAYSPLPGYNINGALTLGENIADNSGLAIALKAYQLSLQGKPAALIDGYTGEQRLILGWAQVWRTKTRDAEAIRLLSIDPHSPGAARSNLPLMNLPAFYTAFELKPGDQMYLAPQQRVTIW, encoded by the coding sequence ATGCGCCGCACCCTGATTTCACTGGCCTTACTGGCCTCCTGTTCACCGCTGGCCAGTATGGCGGCCACATCGCATGCTGCCCTGCCCGTCTCCGGCATAGACTTGCAATGGCAAGACCACAGCGTGCGACCGCAAGATGATTTTTACCGCTATGTATCAGGCAAATGGATGGAACGCACCGAGATACCGGCAGATCGGGCGCGCTTCGGTGCCTTCGATCATTTGCGTGATCTCTCCGAACAACGGACCCATGCCATCATTACCGGACTCGCCGCCGCCCCTGACTTGGCGGCCGACAGCGAACAAAGAAAAGTCGCCGACCTGTACCGCAGTTTCATGGATCAGTCGCGTATCGATACACTCGACAGCCAACCGCTGGCCCCCTTGTTTGCACAGATCGATGCGCTGAGCTCGCGTCAACAATTACCGGCACTGATGGCCAGCTTGTCCGAACTCGAGCTCTCCCTACCACTGCAATTAAGCATCAGTCAGGATGCGCGTGATGCGCGCAGCTATGCGGTCTACCTGGGGCAAGGCGGACTGAGTATGCCGGACCGTGATTACTATCTCAAAGACGATGCCAAGATGCAGGGCTATCGGCAAGCCTACTTGCTACATCTGGAAAAAATGCTGAGCATGAGCGGTGACAGTACGGCCAAAGACCATGCCGCAGCGATTTTGGCGCTGGAAACGGCGCTGGCTAAAATTCAGTGGAGTAAAGTCGAGAACCGCGATCCGCTCAAAACCTATCATAAAATCGAGGTCGCCAAACTGTCTGAACTGCTGCCCGACTTCGATTGGCGCGCTTACCTCGACGCCAGCGGCGTCGGCACGCGTACCAGTTACCTGATTGTGCGCCAAGATTCCTACCTGCGCGCAATGGCAGGCATACTGCAAGACACCCCACTGCCGGTCTGGCAAGCCTATTACAAATGGAAAGTGCTTGACGCTTACGCACCTTTTCTATCGCAACGCTACGCCGATCAACATTTCGCCTTCAACAGCGTCACCCTGCGCGGCATTCCGGAAAATCAAGCACGCTGGAAGCGCGCCGTTGCGCGGGTCGAAGAAAGCTTACCCGATGCTGTCGGCAAGCTGTATGTGGCACAATATTTTTCGGCGGCAGACAAAGCCAAGATGGAACAATTGGTCGGCAATTTGATCTTAGCCTACCGCCACAGCATACAAGAACTGAGTTGGATGAGCCCCGCCACGAAACAAGAAGCGCTCGCCAAACTGGCCAAGTTCACGCCCAAGATCGGCTACCCCGACAAATGGCGCGATTATAGTGAACTCAAGATAGCCGCGGACGATTTGCTCGGCAACATCCGGCGCGGCCGCAGTCATGAATATCGCCGCAAACTGGCTCAACTCGGTCAGCCGGTGGACCGCAGTGAGTGGTTCATGAGTCCGCAGACGGTGAATGCCTATTTTAATCCGCGCATGAATGAAATCGTCTTCCCGGCGGCGATCTTGCAAGTACCGTTTTTCAACCGCCAAGCCGATGATGCCGTCAACTATGGTGGCATCGGTGCCGTGATCGGCCATGAGATCAGCCACGGCTTTGATGATTCCGGCAGCCACTACGATGGCGATGGTAATCTGCGCGATTGGTGGAGCGAAACGGATAAACACAACTTCAAACAACTCACCACCGCCTTGGTCAAACAATACGCCGCCTACAGCCCGCTGCCCGGTTACAACATCAATGGTGCCCTGACGCTGGGTGAAAACATCGCCGATAATTCCGGCCTGGCGATCGCACTCAAAGCCTATCAGCTCTCGCTCCAAGGTAAGCCCGCAGCACTGATCGATGGCTATACCGGTGAGCAGCGCTTGATACTCGGCTGGGCGCAGGTGTGGCGCACCAAAACGCGCGATGCCGAAGCCATACGCTTGTTGAGCATAGACCCGCATTCTCCTGGCGCTGCGCGCAGCAATTTGCCATTGATGAATTTGCCGGCGTTTTATACCGCATTCGAACTCAAGCCGGGCGACCAGATGTATTTGGCACCGCAACAGCGCGTCACGATTTGGTAA
- the lgt gene encoding prolipoprotein diacylglyceryl transferase — protein sequence MLIHPNPDPVALAIGPLSIHWYGLMYMVAFIQFSLLGRLRLKLPHITAQGWTAEHIDDMLFYGVLGVVLGGRLGEVLFYRPDFFFANPLEILQVWHGGMSFHGGFIGVLIAMYLWARKAKMPLVNVYDFIAPLVPLGYAAGRIGNFINHELPGRIASADLPWAMIWPGVDHPVHPSPLYQALVDGVLLFVLLWIYARKARPPLAVGAMFVMLYGCARFFTEYFRVPDYEVSFAGLTISAGQMLSLPMIAAGAAMLIYVYRKAARAQQ from the coding sequence ATGCTGATACATCCCAATCCTGATCCGGTCGCGCTCGCTATCGGCCCTTTGTCGATTCACTGGTACGGCCTGATGTACATGGTCGCCTTCATTCAGTTCTCGCTGCTCGGACGCCTGCGTCTGAAACTGCCGCACATCACCGCCCAAGGTTGGACTGCCGAACACATCGACGATATGTTGTTTTACGGTGTGCTCGGGGTAGTGCTGGGCGGCCGGCTCGGCGAAGTCTTGTTTTATCGGCCCGATTTTTTCTTCGCCAACCCGCTGGAAATTCTGCAAGTCTGGCATGGCGGCATGTCCTTCCATGGCGGCTTCATCGGCGTGTTGATTGCCATGTACTTATGGGCGCGTAAAGCCAAGATGCCGCTGGTGAACGTGTATGATTTCATCGCCCCGCTGGTACCGCTCGGTTATGCCGCTGGCCGCATCGGTAATTTTATCAATCACGAATTACCGGGTCGGATTGCTTCCGCCGATCTGCCGTGGGCCATGATCTGGCCTGGTGTCGATCATCCGGTTCATCCCTCGCCGCTGTATCAGGCGCTGGTCGACGGCGTGTTGTTATTCGTACTGTTGTGGATCTATGCGCGCAAAGCGCGCCCGCCACTGGCCGTCGGTGCCATGTTCGTCATGCTGTACGGTTGCGCGCGTTTCTTTACCGAGTATTTCCGCGTGCCTGATTATGAAGTCAGTTTTGCCGGACTGACGATATCCGCCGGCCAAATGCTATCGCTGCCGATGATCGCTGCCGGTGCCGCCATGCTGATTTATGTCTACCGCAAGGCTGCACGCGCGCAGCAATAA
- a CDS encoding LysR family transcriptional regulator, which produces MPLAATHPLELRQLRYFIVLAEEMHFGKAALRLNMTQPPLSLAIRQLEEKLGSALFLRSTRQISLTPAGAALLPAARKLLQQAHSLRQTVQRAAAGTAGHLSLAFVSIADYSILPPTLRAFRQSHPHVSIELREATSDVQLAALDAGEIDAGFLIPPLPEKLQQRLSYLKILTEPLMLAVPESLFARDQAVTLADCMAQPLILFPRKIAPALHDTILACFHAAGLTPEIGQQAIQMQTIVGLVSAGMGIALVPQSVSNLQRPGVVYHPLMPAAPAVEIGFAFRKDHRSTVLASFLQLLQTQLC; this is translated from the coding sequence ATGCCGCTGGCCGCTACCCACCCGCTCGAATTACGCCAACTACGCTACTTCATCGTACTGGCTGAAGAAATGCACTTCGGTAAAGCGGCACTGCGCCTGAACATGACCCAGCCGCCGCTGTCGCTGGCGATCCGCCAATTGGAAGAGAAGCTGGGCAGCGCGCTGTTCTTGCGCAGCACCCGGCAAATTTCGCTCACCCCGGCCGGTGCCGCCTTGCTGCCAGCTGCGCGCAAACTACTGCAACAAGCACACAGCTTACGCCAAACGGTACAACGCGCTGCCGCCGGCACGGCTGGCCACCTGTCGTTGGCCTTCGTCTCCATCGCCGACTACAGTATTCTGCCGCCGACCTTACGCGCGTTTCGCCAGAGTCATCCGCATGTAAGTATAGAATTACGCGAGGCAACCAGCGATGTCCAACTGGCCGCACTCGACGCCGGCGAAATCGATGCCGGCTTCCTGATTCCGCCGCTGCCGGAAAAACTACAACAACGCCTCAGCTATCTGAAAATCCTGACCGAGCCGCTGATGCTGGCGGTACCAGAAAGCCTGTTCGCACGCGATCAAGCGGTGACGCTGGCCGATTGCATGGCCCAGCCGCTGATCTTATTTCCACGCAAAATCGCCCCGGCTCTGCACGACACCATCTTGGCCTGCTTCCATGCCGCCGGTCTGACACCGGAGATCGGTCAACAGGCTATTCAGATGCAAACCATCGTCGGACTGGTTTCGGCTGGCATGGGGATCGCACTTGTGCCACAATCTGTCTCGAACTTACAACGCCCCGGCGTAGTCTATCATCCGCTGATGCCGGCTGCGCCCGCCGTCGAAATTGGCTTTGCCTTCAGAAAAGATCATCGTTCTACGGTCTTAGCTTCCTTTTTGCAGCTTTTACAAACACAACTATGCTGA
- a CDS encoding TIGR04438 family Trp-rich protein: MLLIVTLALLLGLKWAEVWIFASLSWWWIIGLAVFAFLWFEFFERMLGLDKRKEHSHYEKIKQDRVKRSFDKKNGH; encoded by the coding sequence ATGTTACTAATCGTCACGCTGGCACTGCTGCTTGGGCTGAAATGGGCTGAGGTCTGGATATTCGCCAGCTTGTCTTGGTGGTGGATCATCGGCTTGGCGGTATTTGCCTTTCTGTGGTTTGAATTTTTCGAACGTATGCTCGGTCTCGACAAACGCAAAGAGCATTCCCACTACGAAAAAATCAAACAAGACCGGGTCAAACGCAGCTTCGATAAAAAAAATGGCCACTGA
- a CDS encoding c-type cytochrome, whose product MKYALLVGAAVAMMASGSAMANLELAKSKNCMACHAVDTKLVGPAYKDVAKKYAGDKTAEAKLAMKVQKGGSGVWGAMAMPANPQVSDAEAHTLVKWVLSQK is encoded by the coding sequence ATGAAATATGCATTATTGGTCGGCGCGGCAGTGGCAATGATGGCCTCTGGTTCAGCGATGGCAAATCTGGAATTGGCCAAATCAAAAAATTGCATGGCTTGTCATGCGGTTGACACCAAACTGGTTGGTCCTGCTTACAAGGACGTCGCTAAAAAATACGCCGGCGACAAAACGGCTGAAGCCAAATTAGCGATGAAAGTACAAAAGGGCGGCAGCGGCGTGTGGGGCGCGATGGCGATGCCGGCTAATCCGCAAGTCAGCGATGCAGAAGCACATACGCTGGTGAAATGGGTGCTGTCGCAGAAGTAA
- a CDS encoding branched-chain amino acid ABC transporter substrate-binding protein — translation MSFKTKMIPLAGAIAFAFAGTAAAQEVVIKIGHVGPVSGSIAHLGKDNENGAKMAIEELNAKGVMIGGKKAKFELLTEDDAGDPKQGTTVAQKLVDAKVNGVIGHLNSGTTIPASKIYNDAGIPQISPSATNPKYTQQGFKGAFRVVANDGQLGGTLGRYAVQINKAKKVAVIDDKTAYGEGVAAEFIKGAKGKGAEIVVQEHTTDKSTDFSAILTSIKAKKPDVIFFGGMDAVAGPMLRQMKALGIEAKFMGGDGICTTDLVKLAGDGIADGQVVCAEAGGVLDAQKTANDKWKADYKKKFGIDVQIYAPYVYDAVMTMVQAMKEANSAEPAKYLPFLKKIKYHGVTGDIAFDDKGDIKDGTLTLYTYKGGKRDILAVTK, via the coding sequence ATGTCGTTCAAAACTAAAATGATTCCACTGGCAGGCGCAATTGCATTCGCTTTCGCCGGTACTGCGGCAGCTCAGGAAGTAGTAATTAAAATTGGTCACGTCGGACCAGTTTCAGGTTCCATCGCCCATCTGGGTAAAGATAACGAAAACGGCGCCAAAATGGCGATCGAAGAACTGAACGCCAAAGGCGTTATGATCGGCGGTAAAAAAGCCAAATTCGAACTGCTGACAGAAGATGACGCTGGCGATCCGAAACAAGGCACTACCGTAGCACAGAAACTGGTTGATGCGAAAGTCAACGGCGTCATCGGTCACTTGAACTCCGGCACCACAATCCCAGCATCGAAAATCTACAACGACGCCGGCATTCCACAAATCTCGCCATCGGCAACCAATCCTAAGTACACGCAACAAGGCTTCAAAGGCGCGTTCCGTGTAGTTGCCAATGACGGCCAATTGGGCGGTACACTCGGTCGTTACGCAGTACAAATCAATAAAGCGAAAAAAGTCGCCGTCATTGATGATAAAACAGCCTACGGCGAAGGCGTCGCTGCTGAATTTATCAAAGGTGCCAAAGGCAAGGGCGCAGAAATCGTCGTACAAGAGCATACCACTGACAAATCAACTGATTTCAGCGCTATCCTGACCTCGATCAAAGCGAAAAAACCTGACGTCATTTTCTTCGGCGGTATGGATGCAGTAGCTGGTCCTATGCTGCGTCAGATGAAAGCACTCGGCATCGAAGCCAAATTCATGGGCGGCGACGGCATCTGCACAACCGATCTGGTTAAATTGGCTGGCGACGGCATTGCTGATGGCCAGGTAGTCTGCGCTGAAGCGGGCGGTGTTCTGGATGCGCAAAAAACAGCGAATGACAAATGGAAAGCTGATTACAAGAAGAAATTCGGTATCGATGTACAAATCTACGCACCGTATGTCTACGATGCTGTGATGACTATGGTACAGGCAATGAAAGAAGCCAATTCAGCTGAACCGGCAAAATACCTGCCATTCCTGAAGAAAATCAAATACCACGGCGTCACTGGTGACATCGCATTTGATGATAAAGGCGATATCAAAGACGGCACACTGACTTTGTACACATACAAAGGCGGCAAACGTGACATCTTGGCTGTGACTAAATAA